In a single window of the Salvelinus namaycush isolate Seneca chromosome 18, SaNama_1.0, whole genome shotgun sequence genome:
- the LOC120063575 gene encoding LIM domain transcription factor LMO4.1-like, with the protein MVNSQVGGGVASAPRSCAGCGGKIADRFLLFSMERYWHTRCLNCSCCHAHLGDIGTTCYSKGGMILCRSDYIRLFGHSGACSTCGQSIPANEMVMRAQGNVYHLKCFTCATCRNRLVPGDHFHYVNGTIFCEHDRPGGALLSSHLPPLQSNPVLSDQKVKEGPGP; encoded by the exons ATGGTGAACAGTCAGGTGGGCGGTGGTGTGGCGTCAGCCCCCAGGTCGTGTGCTGGATGCGGGGGAAAGATCGCTGACCGCTTCCTGCTCTTCTCCATGGAGCGCTACTGGCACACACGCTGCCTCAATTGCTCCTGCTGCCACGCACACCTGGGCGACATCGGCACCACCTGCTACAGTAAAGGAGGCATGATCCTGTGTAGGAGCGACTATATCAG GTTGTTCGGGCACAGTGGGGCATGCAGCACCTGTGGCCAGTCCATCCCGGCTAATGAGATGGTGATGAGGGCACAGGGCAATGTGTATCATCTCAAG TGTTTCACATGTGCCACCTGTAGAAACCGACTGGTGCCAGGCGACCACTTCCACTATGTCAACGGCACCATCTTCTGTGAGCACGACCGGCCAGGGGGTGCACTGCTCAGCAGCCACCTGCCCCCACTGCAGAGCAACCCTGTGTTGTCTGACCAGAAGGTGAAAGAGGGACCAGGACCATGA